The proteins below are encoded in one region of Balaenoptera acutorostrata chromosome 11, mBalAcu1.1, whole genome shotgun sequence:
- the LOC103003941 gene encoding 60S ribosomal protein L17-like, which produces MVRYSLDPENPTKSCKSRGSNLRVHFQNTRETAQAIKGMHIRKATKYVKDVTLKKQCVPFRRYNGGVGRCAQAKQWGWTQGRWPKKSAEFLLHMLKNAESNAELKGLDVDSLVIEHIQVNKAPKMRRRTYRAHGSINPYMSSPCHIEMILTEKEQIVPKPEEEVAQKKKISQKKLKKQKLMARE; this is translated from the coding sequence ATGGTTCGCTATTCACTTGAcccagaaaaccccacaaaatcatgCAAGTCGAGAGGTTCAAATCTTCGTGTTCACTTTCAGAACACTCGTGAAACAGCCCAGGCCATTAAGGGTATGCATATCCGAAAAGCCACCAAGTATGTGAAGGATGTCACTTTAAAGAAGCAGTGTGTGCCGTTCCGTCGTTACAATGGTGGAGTTGGTAGGTGTGCCCAGGCCAAACAGTGGGGCTGGACGCAGGGTCGGTGGCCCAAAAAGAGTGCTGAATTTTTACTGCACATGCTCAAAAATGCAGAGAGTAATGCTGAACTTAAGGGCTTAGATGTAGATTCTCTGGTCATTGAGCATATCCAGGTGAACAAAGCCCCCAAGATGCGGCGCAGGACATACAGAGCTCATGGTTCGATCAACCCATACATGAGCTCTCCCTGCCACATTGAGATGATCcttactgaaaaagaacagattgttcctaaaccagaagaggaggttgcccagaagaaaaagatatcccagaagaaattgaagaaacaaaaacttatggCCCGGGaataa